DNA sequence from the Chlorocebus sabaeus isolate Y175 chromosome 25, mChlSab1.0.hap1, whole genome shotgun sequence genome:
TTGAGAATACACCAACATTTTCCCATGGGGTAAGGATACATGCATAGCTCTATGGAAACCAACTTAAAGATGGTGCAAGCAGCTCCAGAGGCACTAaacaaaaggattaaaaaaaaatctaaatgactCCTAAGAGGCAAAGAGGGTAGGGGGCAGTAGCTCAGgactataatcctagtactttgagaggctgaggcaggagagttgcttgaggctaggagtttggggccagcctgggcaacatggcaaaatgttatctgtacaaaaaatacaaaaatcagctgggcatggtggcacgtgcctatagtcccagctacttgggaggcttaggtgggaggactgcttggatctgggaggtcgaggctgcagtgaactgtgattgtgccagtgcactccagcctaggcgacagagcaagatcctgtctagaaaggaaaaaaaaaaaaaaaaaggaactgatcCTTCTGAAGGCTGCGCTGGAGAAGTATGTTTGTGCATTTATCTGAATGAAAACCAAGACATGTTCTGACTGAAGTTAAGTCTGATTTGGCTAATTAAACTGAGAACAGGCTTTGCCAGTTTATATGACAGGACTTTTTCTATAATCAGCTAAATCTGTCCCAGGGCTttcataaaaatatctttaagccaagcatagtggcttaTGGCTATAagcccaatactttgggaggctaaggcaggggaatcacttaaacccaggagttcaagaccagcctgggcaacataatgggacgctgtctacaaatttttttaattaactgggtGAGACAGTAAATGCCTATGAGGGAAGCTGAAGctggagatcacttgagcccaggaggtgagccatgtttgcaccactgcactccagcttggatgacacagtgagaccctgtctctcaaaaaaaaaaaaaaaaaaatctttaaagcacATATATAATATGCAATATGTTGGATAGTATATCCTTTGTAAGTacttaaatttcaaaaatttagaTGTCGGATTAAAGTCTTGCAAAAGGGCCAGACtaggtggctcatgactataatctcagcactttggaaggctgaggcggaacgactgtttgagcccaggagttcgagaccagcctgggcaacacagtgggacttcatctccacaaaaaattagccagtgtggttaTGCTAGTCTacagtctcagctattcaggaggctgaagtgggaagaccaCTTATTCCCAGgagaccaaggctgcagtgagccatgatcataccactgcactgcacttcagcctgggagacagaacaagacagACCCTGTCACCCCACACCTCCCCTATATCCtcgaaaaaaaaagtgcaaaaaaaaacTAATCTAGGGTGAGAGCCTTGAAATAGCTGAAGGACTGTCTGAAAAGGGGCAGAAGGGAGTATTGTGGGGTGACAGAAACATTCTATTGCTTTTTTTGGGTGGTTACTCAGATTTCTACAACTCGTTACAAGGAAACACTTTATCAtgttaattatacctcaacaCTGTAAATGTGCATGGAAGAAATCTCTTGTTTTTCAAGAGTTTTTCTTTTGGGTTCACCTACCTATGTACCTGACTGCTGCATAAAGTAATCCACGGCACTTCATAATTTGACTAATCAGATTACTTCTGTTCTTCACTGTTAGCTCCAGTATTTTTCCTACAGCTACCTCGGATTTTGATGCCTAAGAACATTCTGACAggtaggaaataaaattaaataaaggacTGATTTTCAAACAATGTGTAAGTGAATTGAAGAAACGCATTTTTATGTTATACTACCATTATGCTATAAAAACCTTAATAACCAGCTGAATCTCTTTCTTGCAAATAGGGCATGAAGCCCCAGCCTTCTTTAGTCTTCTGGCACAGTGAAAACAAGTGACAAGATGGCCCGTCCTCCCATGAATAATGTTCCCGTCTCGTGGTCTTTTCTCACATAAGCTACACGGCTTCAAGAGGTTCTGGCAATCCTCCATGTTTTCTGTATCTGTTCTCTGTTCAGAAAGGTTATCTAACTGTTCTCCCGTGCTTGAGATGGTCTCTTggctttcagaactgtgagccaaatccAAGAATTCCACCGAGTTGCAAGGATCAAAAAGtttggagttttctttctttatatacaCATCTTTAGGCCTAACGACGGGAGCCGAAATGGTTCTTCGACAATCAGGGacatcatttccttcattttccttttcaggtATGGCAGTGATATCAGATGTGGAGAGAGAATGGGTTAACTTTGAACAATCTGAATACCAATCCTTCCTCAAGGCCCAACAACGAAAACAGTACCTCTTGCTTGGAGAGTTAAATTTCTTGCATTCAGTACACTGCCACTCATCCTACAAAGACAAGTGAAGCCAATTAATACTCAGGGGGTTAATATGATgctgagaaaaaggaaaggaggccaAATTCATTCACATCCTCTCACGAAGCTATTTCACACCAGTGATCTAGCCTAGGATTTGAACAAATTCTATAGCCACATGAAGGAAAGTCTTTGGAAGTTTTATACCAATAGTGCCACAACTGCTATATTCGAGCCAAAATCTGATATAGCTATCTTTAAGAAAGTTAAATTATTCTGGCTTTCTACCTCATCTCAGTGAAATTTACATTGTCTGCTGTACCTTATGGGCTTCTTTGGAGTTACTTTTTTTTGCACAACTTACTCCTTTATCGGGCAAGAGGCTGAAGAACGAAGACTGTCATTGTTTTCTACACTAATAGCAAATGTTATAAAATTTGGCAAAAAAGACAGCTAAAACAGATGAGATTTGAAAACTACTAAATTTACTCATGCTCTCTCATTGTACCCAGGATTATAGGTATAATTGCATGCCTAAATCATGccctctgaaaaataaatgttcttgtCCTTGAATGCCAAGTAATTTTTCCCTACTTTTCCATATTCAAATTAGGAGATACTAGATCTCAATCAATTTTAAATGCTTTGCTTAATTCAAAAATAGCTACAAAACAAGTAAGAATATTTAATGTAAGAACAAGTAAGAATATTTAATGTGGTTAACTGCCTGACTCTGACAGGATCAATGATTTCACATAAGCTGAACTTGATTACTTTCAGGTCAAAGGCCAAGCACTTTAAGTCTAGAAGTCATAACTCAATTGTCCAAACTGAGAGGCCAGGGCACAACCATGTGTTAAACTGACTCCAGACGGCCTCAAAACACTCTTGCCAGTCTAAGAGCTTCCAATCTCATTTAAAATGCTATACAAATAATCCAAGGAACTTTGTAAAGATTTGGAATTCGTGACTGATGGTGTGCCATAGTTTAAATTACACCACTTTTTCTTAGTAGGACATAAAATAGGGCTTATTAAATTCAATGGCATCTTTGATTTGATGAAATACAGTCCATTTGCTTAATAGGTTTTCTGTGCCCAAGTAGTCACAGAAGTCTGATTAAGATGGAAacatggccaggagtggtggctcatgcctataaccccagcactttgggaggccaaggcaggcggatcacctgaggtcggaagttcgagaccagcctgaccaacatggagatcctcatctctactaaaaatacaaaattagccgggcgtggtagcacatgcctgtaatctcagctactcgggaggctgaggcaggggaatcacttgcacctgggaggcggaggttgcagtgagccgagattgtgccactgcactccaaccttggcaacaagagtgaaactccatctcaaaaaaacagatgGAAACTTTTATCTCTGTTATTTGTATTATGGTCAAGAACACTTACTGGACCAATATATTTCACTTTATTACTAAGCTACACACAGATAATTGGCAATGAACTACCATAATGGTCAACAGTGGTGTGATGGGATTAGGGGAAGGATCAACACCAGGAACAAcctaaaaatgtttctcttttcaaGCAGCAAAATGTAAAATCCCCTTCTTACCCTTCCTCCACCAACCTTTTTCCCATAGTGTGTTACCTGTGGCAAGACTAAAAGAAACATGgggaaatagcaagaaaaaagcaaGGTATACATTTAGGTCTAGACTTCAGTTGTCAACTAGTGAAAAATCCATCCCTATTAACCTAAGAGCGGAATATCAAATCTTCTTTAATAGTCCTCCATCAATACTAATCTGTGTGGAAATGaagctgttttccatttgcttctttttaagaaaacaatgacaatattatttttatactcaACAAATAATTTTAGATAGCCTATAGGTCTGTCTTTGGATTGCAGAGAGGTGTTGAGTCAGGGAAAGCAGGGCAGGACTATTTTGAATAACTTTGTGTCTCCAAAGAGATTTGATGGCAGGGAGAAAGGCACACAGAGGCATTTATCTTATCCTTTTCAAGGTAGGGAGAGGTTAAGATCAAATTATCCCTTTCTCTTCTTAAGTTCTAATAAAAACCTCTTAAAAGACATAAACAAATCAACATCACTTAGCAACTATGCAAGGGAGACAGAAATGGGGGGAAAAGCAGCACTCTTCAACACAAatgaactgctgggattacatcaTCTGAAGATGGGGCTGGTGCAAAATAACTTTAGCTAGAGATTCATACCTCAGAGGTAACTTCTACATCAGTATCATCACTTAAGGACTTAGAGTCCTCAAGGTCatcattttttcccatttcaatCACCTGTGAAGGCAAAAATCTCATTAGTAATGTTTACTTGTTTCAGATGAAGCTAATTACCTAAAAGCAAAAAAGACAACTGCTTCAATTTAAAACTCACATTCTGCTCCTATCTCTAGCACTTAAGGAGACAGCTTAAATGCAAGACCAAACACATTATTCTGTACATCTAGTTGGCATAAACGAGAGAAAAGCACCCAGAAGGGTTACCAAATAAATTTTGCATTCATTAGAGAGAAGATGCCCATATTTATGACTTTAGagaaaatagctgggcatagtggctatTTTACAGCCAGGttcctataatttcagcactttgggaggccaaggcaggaggatcgcttgagcccaggagtttgaaactggcctaggcaagaaagcaagaccctgtctctacaaaaaattttaaaaattagccaggtgtggtggtgcacacctgtagtcccagctacttcggggctgagacaagagaactgcttgaacccaagagttccagcttgcagtaagctatgatctcaccactgcactccagcctgggtgacagagtaagagctTGTctctcaacaatttaaaaataaataaataaataaataaataacttcagaGTAGAAAAGCTCCAAATTGTTAAACATGAAAATTTTTATCTAAGCAGACaggaaaaatgtaacaaaatattttaaaattttacttttcacattCAAAAGTAAAACCAGTTATGTGATACTCTGGCTGTCCTATAAAAACATGcccatataaacagaaacaaacaaaaaaagtccatttCGAAAGTGAggagtgttttaaattttaaaatttagaatttaaaaatttaaagcccTAGTTTTGTGGTccaataaaaggaataaaaccaATTATGAAACCATTATGAACCTCTGTACAGCAACCTTCTCAAAAATGGTCAAGTATTTTAAGtcccatctctctcaagtttcctaggccaggtatggttgcacatgcctgtgaccccaactacttgggaggctgaagtggaagaacCACTTGAGCTAAGAAGTTTAAGACCAGGTTGTGCAaaacagtgagatcccatctcaaaaataaagtttccaaatgtcacttttgtcTTAATTCAAGCCACCTGCATTCCTTCTAATGCTACCCATATAACTGGTCTAAGAGAACCCAAGCACCGTTTGACTACAACGAATATACTAGGGTATCCTTCAGGAACTCAAAATTCCTATGAAAAtcccttaaataaataaataagatgaccCAATTTAGGTTTAGTTTTCTTTGCTGTATTTATTCAATGGATGTTTACCAGCACTCTTCTACACCCTGGCCACTGGATCTCCTCCCCAATTTCTTCTGAGTCTTGAGCAAGTTGCCTATATGACTCTTCATCTGTACATGAGTACATACTATATGTATGAGTACTTCATGAGTACATACCATGTGTACTCAGAGTTCAATCTCCCCTCTTTTCTACTATTTTAACTCTAAAATAGCTACAAAGAAATAATCTTATCTTTCCATTTAGGTATAAAATGGCTATGGAAGCTATCACGATTTCCAAGAAATAAGTTTTCTCCTACAGACTGCTGTTCATTTAGAACAGAGagatccaatcttttggcttccctgggtcacactggaagaactgtcttgggtcacacataaaatacactaacactaatgattaCTGATgggctaaaaggaaaaaaaaaaatcacaagaaaactcagaatgtttttaaaaatttatgaatttgtgttgatTCAAAGCTGTTCTGGGCCGCATGTGGTTCAcaggctgtgggttggacaagcttgattaGCACCTTACCTTGTtagcaaagggagaaaaaagatagCTAGTTGCTAtaagcaggggaaaaaaagaatagcttACTGCTTTTGACTAAGTAGGGGCTTTTAAGGCAGCCCTGGTTAACTTAACACTTAATGTGAATCTTAAAATTGCattgaaaaattaattaaagttaaaaaggGGATTATGTAAGCAATCTGTTGTACAAAGAGATACAAAGAGATCTGAACAGATTATACTATGAGCACACAAACAGAATCAACATGGAATTTTTCCACAACATACCTTTTTGTCGCTTACTTTCCCTACTTCTTCACTTGTTTGTTCAGTATCAGCAGCTTCAACTTTTATTCCAACACCTAACTGCTCTGATACTGACTCATTCAAAAACCACAAGTCATCTGTAGTATCTGAAACAATGGCAGTACCCACATcctaatagaaaaaaacaaacatgagtTTCTGTATTCAGAGGTTTATCAGACATGttgaaacaacacaaatgaaCCCAAAACTCAATGTCGTCACACTACATCACCAAAGAACATCTTGCCTTTATTCAGTGgacatgtattcattcaacacgTATCTACTTGACACCTACTATGGATAAACTAATGGATGGATATAATAGTGCCAGGCATGGACTTTCCTCTTTTAACACTCAATCAGGTATAACACCTGAGAAACAGTACTGAAGAGTTTAAAAGGTAAGGACTTGTAGTTGCTCAAGCAAATAGAATCTGTTCCCTAAATTCCCTTCTACAGGTGACACTCTAAGAAGCTAGAAAACATTCCATTAGTTCTGAAATATTCTTTCCCTTAAAATGTCAAGGATGCTTATtaaagaaatatgagaaatacTGATGGTCACCCAAACCTTTTGTCCTGACACTTTCTGAACTCCATATAGAACTTTCTTTCTGCATTCATCTATGAGTATTTCATGACATGCTTTTCTACAACATTCATGAGAGacaatttattattttgccaCTGTTatacactcattcatttattaaacaaatactcACTGAATACCTATTATGTGCCACATACTGTTCTAGGTACTAGGTAATGGAAAAAGTGGTGAACAATACAAAAGCTCTGGCCTTACATTTCAGTGGTAAACAGACAACACACATAGAAAATATAGCAATATTTTTACAAAGTGAGAAGTGCTATGGAGAATAAAATAGGATAAAAGAGAAGAGTGGCTAGAGAGGAGGCTATTTTAACTAGGGGATGGTTTTGCAGGGCCACCACCTACAACTACACAGCTCCAAAACAAAAAGTGAATGGAACCTACTGGAACTGTGTAACGTAATAGCCTTAGGGGCCAGGAACGACCTCTTTGAAGAAATTACATTTGAGTTGAGTCCTAAATCAtgagaaggcaaagaaataatATGGGGGAAGAGAGTTCCAGAAAGAGTAAAGAACAAACTTAAGGTgcctgaggaaggaaggaattttgGGCTACAGGGTCAGAAAGGAGCCTGGTATATCCAAAACACATGTAGTGAACAAGAAGAATGACAGGAAGTGAGGAAGGAGGGGGCTGAATCAGTTATTACTATAGTAaaacaggtacatgccaccatgcctggctaatttttattttttgtaaagatggcatctatgttgcccaggctggtctcaaacttctgggctcaagcaatcctcctgtctcggcctcccagtgttatAGGCTGAGACTcccagagattacaggcatgagccactacgcacAGCCAAAAGCTCCATTTTGAAATTGTTCAATGTCAAATCCTCTAAGTAGAGCTGTTCAATAGGCATCTGGAAACTGAAGTTGGGCATTTAGGGAAGAGGTAAGGACTAGAGATACAGATTTGGGTATCACATGCATACAGATGGTATTTAACGCTATAGGAGTAAGAATTCTTAGAGAATATAATGTGTGGTCAAGAGTAACCAAGAATGTTaccctttcaaaagaaaaaaaaaacactccccTTCAAACGTGAAATTTACCTGATTTGTTTGTAAATCAGTTGAGCCATTACTTCTAGGTGTATAGTTGCTTCTCAAGTTTCCTAAAAACCACCAAGGCAGGCCAGCTACATCCCACTCCTCAAATCCAAGGTCCAGCCTAGATGTCTCATTTTGGGTTAAATTTTCAATTAAGTCTCCATCTGTAGAAGTCAAATGAAAAGGATGATAACTATGCACAATACGTAATAACCAAGACtatctttaaaatacttaaaacttCTTTATCAAACAGGTAAAAAGAAATTCCTgttcaaagaaaggaagaacCAGAAATCAAGTATCTGTCTTAGTGGCAGAGCTCAAATCTCCTCCCTTGTTTAGGCTTCATTAGCAAGTAATGACACTACAAGTAGATCATCGTTTATCAAGTCTAAACTCTAAAAGCATTGTCTTCTatgagaagacaggaaaaaaaaaagactctaaaaGCATCTGAACAATGACCTTGTTCTAAAAGAATTTCTAAATGGTCATTTACTGGCATTTTAAACACTCCTACCATGTATAAACTATAGAATTACTTGCTCTAGTACATAGTGCCTGATAATAGTTTGATTAATAGCAATGCAAATGATGGTAACATAGTGGTCTAACCCTTAAGATCAAAGCAAGGCAATACAAACCATAATAGGTGATCACAAGGTTGTCCAGGCCATCTCACTGATACCACATATTCTGAGTCATTTCTCAATAATTCGTATGTTTTAGTGGGTAACAACCACTATAAAATACTAAACTCTAGGTTGTCCAAACACGTACATACGCCCTTGCTGGATCAATGGGCTCTTAGAGCTAAGTATCTAGACATACCACAAATACTAAGACCCCACATTATTTCAAGTAAAAGATCTCACGTTGTACATCTGAATGACACTGAGGGCTGCTAATAACATAAGTCTGTTGTTATCACatgatattcttttctttcccagaCTCCAGTCTTTTGTTGTGCTCTGCTGCTCCTTTCTtactttctcattctcttctatGTCTTCCCAATACATCAGGCCTGCCCAAAGCAACCATGGGCATTAATGTGTCCTGAAGTACATATGGTGAAAGAATTTCTGCAATACGTGGGTCCTTGCCAAAACATAAGGTTACCCtatttacttataaattatgTCAATATTGCTGACTAAAAGGCTTATCTGTGGCCAGGGAAACTTCAATTATGTTTCTACTTATTCATTATTGAAAATATCAGAAACCAAATTCTTAAAATGGTCCATATTAAAGTTATTCTTCCCTACTCGAGCTCTACAACttatgaaggaaatgaaaataggTCATTCTTTCCACAAATAAAAATTCTGTCCCTTCTACCGATAGGTCTTCCTGaaaaatactattatttattcTCAAATTTTCATCACAAACTACATATCCCCCCTTGAATTGGCTATTCTTATACCTGCCCTTGCccccaacttttttttgagacagggtgccactgtgttgcccaggctggagtgctgcgaCATGAtattgattcactgcaacctctgttcactgcaatctccacctcttgggctcaagtgatccttccacctcagcctcctgagtggctgggaccactgGTGCACACCATCGTGCCCAGCGAATTTttcactgggctaattttttgtagagacgaggtctcgttatgttacccaagctggtctcaaactcgtgagctcaagtaatcctcctgcctcggcctcccaaagtgctgggattacaggcacgagctaccatgcccagccttgatttTCTAACAGTGCCCAGCCACGTTCTTACACATCTTAAAATTGCCTTTTGAGTATAAAATAAGCAAGGATTTGCATTAAGGAATAAAATTACACATTTAATATCATATAGACTAGAATAGTTACAAAGTAGGCAGACCAAAATTCAGTTTATGCTCAAAtgaaatgtaaagaaaacaaTCTAGCATGATAAACttattcaaattaaatttaagcTTATAAAATAACTTCAGCAGCCAAAGTTTCTCGGATATAACCAGAGGCTTAACCTGCCATTGTTCCACATGCCTAGACTAGAAGCCATCATGCCATAAAATGACTCTGGGGAATTTATGATTTTACACATCTTcgccaaaagaaaaacaaaaacaaaaaactaattttagaaaatgtttgtttgtttgttttttgagatgaagtcttgttcttgtcccccaggctggagcgcaatggtgtgatctcggctctgcaacctctgcctcccaagttcaagcaattctcctgcctcagcctcccaagtagctgggattacaggcgcctgccaccgtgtctggctaatttttgtatttttaagagagacagggt
Encoded proteins:
- the MDM4 gene encoding protein Mdm4 isoform X1, which gives rise to MTSFSTSAQCSTSDSACRISPGQINQVRPKLPLLKILHAAGAQGEMFTVKEVMHYLGQYIMVKQLYDQQEQHMVYCGGDLLGELLGRQSFSVKDPSPLYDMLRKNLVTLATATTDAAQTLALAQDHSMDIPSQDQLKQSTEESSTSRKRTTEDNIPTLPTSEHKCRNSREDGDLIENLTQNETSRLDLGFEEWDVAGLPWWFLGNLRSNYTPRSNGSTDLQTNQDVGTAIVSDTTDDLWFLNESVSEQLGVGIKVEAADTEQTSEEVGKVSDKKVIEMGKNDDLEDSKSLSDDTDVEVTSEDEWQCTECKKFNSPSKRYCFRCWALRKDWYSDCSKLTHSLSTSDITAIPEKENEGNDVPDCRRTISAPVVRPKDVYIKKENSKLFDPCNSVEFLDLAHSSESQETISSTGEQLDNLSEQRTDTENMEDCQNLLKPCSLCEKRPRDGNIIHGRTGHLVTCFHCARRLKKAGASCPICKKEIQLVIKVFIA
- the MDM4 gene encoding protein Mdm4 isoform X2, with amino-acid sequence MHYLGQYIMVKQLYDQQEQHMVYCGGDLLGELLGRQSFSVKDPSPLYDMLRKNLVTLATATTDAAQTLALAQDHSMDIPSQDQLKQSTEESSTSRKRTTEDNIPTLPTSEHKCRNSREDGDLIENLTQNETSRLDLGFEEWDVAGLPWWFLGNLRSNYTPRSNGSTDLQTNQDVGTAIVSDTTDDLWFLNESVSEQLGVGIKVEAADTEQTSEEVGKVSDKKVIEMGKNDDLEDSKSLSDDTDVEVTSEDEWQCTECKKFNSPSKRYCFRCWALRKDWYSDCSKLTHSLSTSDITAIPEKENEGNDVPDCRRTISAPVVRPKDVYIKKENSKLFDPCNSVEFLDLAHSSESQETISSTGEQLDNLSEQRTDTENMEDCQNLLKPCSLCEKRPRDGNIIHGRTGHLVTCFHCARRLKKAGASCPICKKEIQLVIKVFIA